A part of Sandaracinaceae bacterium genomic DNA contains:
- a CDS encoding SMI1/KNR4 family protein produces MDAAQLRLALTATEGLEPRPPAAPKHVAAFELRFGITLPALFRTFVLEVADGLVYDGASWLYSLDEIAADVSDDALVARPFWYGDAQAAALRTAVAAASSAGDVFSPEVLALQRGGRPDGCLTLANNGGNDFSVLVVTGEQAGFVWRTGELDFPESRSLYHPGSSDDSPLDFRAWLALWGECFLGLSVQG; encoded by the coding sequence ATGGACGCTGCCCAACTCCGACTCGCCCTGACCGCCACCGAGGGCCTCGAGCCTCGGCCGCCCGCAGCGCCCAAGCATGTGGCTGCGTTCGAGCTTCGCTTCGGCATCACGCTGCCTGCGCTGTTCCGCACGTTCGTGCTCGAGGTCGCGGATGGGCTCGTCTACGACGGCGCGTCCTGGCTGTACTCGCTCGATGAGATCGCCGCGGACGTGTCGGACGATGCGCTCGTCGCGCGGCCGTTCTGGTACGGCGACGCCCAAGCCGCTGCGCTTCGGACGGCGGTGGCGGCCGCGTCGAGCGCAGGGGACGTCTTCAGCCCGGAGGTGCTCGCGCTGCAGAGAGGTGGGCGTCCCGACGGTTGCCTCACCCTCGCCAACAACGGAGGCAATGACTTCTCGGTGTTGGTGGTGACGGGTGAGCAGGCCGGCTTCGTGTGGCGGACGGGTGAGCTCGACTTTCCCGAATCGCGGAGCCTGTACCATCCGGGATCGAGCGATGACTCGCCGCTCGACTTCCGTGCGTGGCTAGCGCTCTGGGGCGAGTGCTTCCTCGGCCTCAGCGTTCAGGGCTGA